CTCTTTTACCCTCTTCGCTTTGACCTCTCGAAAGAAGAACTTCCGAATACCGATGAAAACGAAAACCATCGCGGTATAGCCGAAGAAGAAAGGCAGAATAAAGGCTTCCAATCCCGTGACCAACATCACGGCTATGACCAGGAGCTGAAATCCCAAACCGAACGTAGATAGGATGGTCATAAACCATTTTGGTAATGCAATACCCTTTTCTGCATGGGGATCCAACGCGTATATGGTCTTATCAAATGCGCCATAGAGCAGTTTGTACAAAGCAAAAAGAACATTGACATGCTGCTGTTTTTCGCCTTTTAAGGCAATGGGCGTCTTGGTCTCAAACACGCGACTGGTAGTATCGCCATCAAATTTATTTCTCAATATCACATAGTAGTAATTGTAGAGCGTACCCTGCAATTGCAAACCAATGAATGCCCCAACAGCTATCCATATTTTGGTATCGGTGGTGTGCCAAATCGTAATGAAAATGAGGGCGTTCAAAAGGATATCAGCTACAGAATCGAGATAGCGCCCTGTATATGAAGGCTTTTTCTTTACCCTTGCCAACTCCCCATCGGCGGCATCGAGGATGGACTTGAAGATTAGAAAGAAAGCAGCTGGCCAATAATACCCCTGGAGTATACAGTAGATAGCCAAAAGGCCTGAGATGATAAACCAGAGAGTGACGTGAATAGGCGTGAAAGAAGTGTTCTTTAATCCGTTTGCGATCAGTTTCGCTACAGGTCTTCCATAGTCTGAAAGATCAGTGAATTTATGCGCTTTGGGTAATTTGGACATGTACTAGCATAGCAACCGTATTGTGGAATATACCAAATAGTAAGGCGACGAAGGTACGCTTAAATCGAATGATGTGATTTGATCTCTCGATGCTACTCCACAATCGGATGAAGCCTATTCAGGATTTTCAGTTTATGGATGGGTAGGAAAGCACTATCAATTTAAGAGAAGACGGCAAAGAATCTTGCACCTCCGCAATAATATCTACTACTCACACATCGATTGAGTTTGCTTGTTTTTCCATTGTATCCAGTACTCCTGCAATCCCTCGCTTGTGGTTTTCAGATCGCTGATATCCAGTTCGTGATTGTCCATCAAAACGCCACTGAGCTGCTTCTTTCTGGCTTCCAATGCAGGTGCATGATTCCATCCGCCCACATGATCAAATGATGTATATGCTTCACAGTCGGTACCCACACGTTTGAAAGGAATTTTCAGATAGTAGATCACATTTCCGCTTCCCATACCCTTTGTGGTCATTTCGATCTGGTCGAAGTCTACTTTCGAATACTCTCCCGCTTTAAATAGCTCCTTCAGCTTGACGCCAACCGCTGCTGACATCTTGTTAGAGAATTGATGGGCTACGTCTGAGCCATTGATAAATTCAGCTCCTTTATACTGCCCGTAGCATTCGCTATTGGAGCATTCGATTTCATCATTGTTATTCATGAAGCTGCTGAAGCACAGGAAGAACAGCAGAGCTGAAATAAAAATTGTCAAATGCTTCACCATTGAATTCATCCGTTGCTAGTAATATAAACCACATAAAATGGTATTCCACCAAAACTAATGGAAACTATTCAAGATTGCCTCAAATTCCTGAGTGTACATGATTCTGTAAAAACGACGTATATTTTCTGTAGAATACTATTTATAAGGACATTAATTTTATTCGTTCGAATCGTATTAGGCACAAAATTTCTATCTTTAAAAAAATGCCTTTCCAATGAGACAATGCTACACACTTCTCTTTATTTTCCTCTGCTTTGAACTAAGCGCGCAAGAAACCATCATTTATCAACCCGGACCTGAAGATGGTAAGGACGCCTTTATCTACACGTTGGAGCCTGAGTTAAATGTCGGCGATCATCAAAATTTCATGGCGTCAGCTTGGACGAATGGCCTAACCCCTCTTGCAGTCAGGTGCCTTATTGATGTGATTCCTCCCGATCTACCACCTGATGTGAATATTCTGGAAGCCAAGCTCTCATTGTACTCCTACGACTCCTCTTCGAACGGACCACACTCTACTCTTTCAGGATCCAACAATGCCGTATTGAGAAAAATCATCGAACCATGGGAAGAAGAAACCGTGACGTGGGCTAACAGACCTGCAATGACCACCATAAATCAGGTGCAATTGCCTGCCTCTACAGCGGCTATTCAAGACTACCTCGACATAGATATTACCATACTGGTACAAGAAATGATTGACAACCCTGAAACGGGACATGGGCTTATGATCAAATTGGCAACCGAACAGCCCTACAGAGCGATGGTATTTGGCTCAAGCGATAACGATAATCCTGAGCTCTGGCCAAAAATTGAAATTACTTATGAAACTACTCTTTCATCGGATTGGGGTGAGTCTGAATCTGAGCTTACCCTCTTTCCAAACCCAACATCAGAAATAGTTCGAGTGCAAGGAAAGGAATTGAATGGTAGCGAATTGCGTATATACGATCTAAATGGCCGACTTATAGAGAGCTACAAACAATTATCTGATGAGCTACTCGAAATAAATGTTGCTCACCTTGCAAACGGATCATATGTGGTTCAGCTTGTTAATTCAACGGGGATCTCATCCAATCACACATTGGTTATAGCCAGATAAAGCAAGGCTGGCCAGGCAAGTTATTCTCTGGTTTTTGAATCTTCCTTCTTTTCGTCTTCGTCATGAGACGATTCGTTCTTGAGTTGTTTCCACTTGACAAACAGGCGCACCCCTAATCTGGCAAACAGAATGATCGCAAAAACCAAAATAATGTTGAAACCTGTCATTTGCTTTGTCGTTTGTCCGTTTGCCTAGATCAGCATATGCTTTACCATACCAAGTACATTCATTAAACCAAAGAGTGTAAACTCTAATTAGCTCCCGGCTTTTACCAATTCCCAAAACTCCTCGCGGTTATTCGAGTGCGGAAAGGATTCATTCGGAACGGGCTTATCCAGAAATTGGCAGAGTGGCTCCCACCCTTCCTTCACTTGAAATATCAGCAACTGATCAGCGGGAATTGCTTCCCTTACCGCTTTGCCATGAGCAATAAATCCTGCGATTAATCCTTCACGGTCTAATCCATCAGGAAATCCCGTTTTGGTGGTGACCTTGTTCACCATATTCAACCATTCGTGCATCTTTTCAGGTGCGTCAGCTCTGCCTTCCAGCAATTTATAAATGGTTGAACCAAAACTATCGGCCCAAGATTTAGGGCTTCGCTCCGTCAATATAAATTTTGCATTTGGGTACTCCTTGATCAACTCACGGTAAAACCCTGCCGTTGGCCAATCTACCGCGCTATTGAATCCATTGTAAATGGCCTCCCAATCCGCCTTTCCATTTAAGGCCTCCGACCAGCGAGATACCTGCACCTCCATATTTTTAAGCACCTCTTCCATGTGGTGACAAGGACCATATCCGAGTTGATTAATCGCCATTCTGAGTGAGTAAGTACCGGTACGACCAACACCCACTCCGATAATATCAATTGCCATAAGTTTATTATTACGTTTTAGTTGTAAGGTTAGACCAAACGGAGGTTCATGAAATTTACCCCTGCTGGTTCATGCTTAGCGCGAATAAGGTATGCAAAATAGAAAGGCTGTTTAAGAAACAGCACATCTTCGAGCCCAACCAACTTATTCTTAACTTAGTGAAGCTACTCGAACGAAAAGACGTCAAAGTCTTTTGCATTAAGCCTTCTTATGAAAAACCTATTTCTATTCCTGACGGCCATAGGGATATTCATTTCCTGTGATAAAGATGATGACAATTATTGTAGCTCTGCCAGCGATCCGGACTACTTGGTTTTTGGCCATTTCTATGGGGAGTGTTTTGGTGAGACATGTGTCGAAACCTTTAAGCTCACCGACACCAAATTGTATGAAGATACCATCGATGACTACTCCGGTCAGGATTTAGCCTTCATCGAATTGCCAAACGAGAAATTTGAACTAACCAATGACTTGGATGACTTTTTCCCCTTGCAACTGCTCGGTGAAAGCGAGACCGTTTTCGGTTGCCCCGACTGTGCTGACGGTGGCGGACTGTTTATCCAACACTCTGTCAATGGCAATCTACAGAGCTGGAGGATAGATCAGGAAAAAAACAATGTTCCAAGCTATCTCCACGATTTTATGGACGAGGTGAATGAGAGGATTGAGCTGATTAATAATTGATACTAAACATAGCCCATGGCTTAAGGGCATTTTCTATGGTGCATACACGTCTGTTCGCAATGGTTTCAACCATTTCTCTCCATGGCATTTCTCCCAACGATGCCTATTGATGCAAAGTGCTAACCACCGCTATTTTTGGTCAATTCCAATAATCTGATTTTTTCCGGCTTAGTCGATTTCTTAATCTTGAATCCGTACTTCTCCAGTTCCCGATTCAACGATTTACCTCCTTCTTCGTAGTTCCAGTTTAGGTCGATATCGAAAGAATAGTCTAGTCCTGTTTTGTCCTTCACCGGTTGGTAAATCTCATTCTCAAGATATTCAATCAAGTTATACGACGAAACGTTTCTGCCTGAATAATTGGGTCCCCTGAACTCGACATATCTGCTTTCCTCCGTTGATTGTTTCGGCAATTTAGCCACATCTACCACTTCCAAGACATACACTGAATCCCTTTCTGTTTCTATTAACTCTGCACGCACATCTAATTCTGAATTCAGAATATCTTTTGCATTCTGCAATAAGTCTTTTTGAAAATTCTCACTCTGTTCAAGACTGAAACAGTACTTTTTCTGAGTCGATGGTTCTTCTTGGCTATAGATCCTTGCAGCAGACGAAAGCTCATAAAGGTCGGTCATCAGTCTGTAGATGGAAACATTTCTAAAGTCCAAAGCTACCGGCTCACCTTCACCATTTCTCCTGATCTCATTTTTAAAGCTCAGCTCCTTGTTTTCAGAAGTCAACTTGTACTGATAATCCGCGCCTCTGTATTCTTTGCTC
This genomic window from Cryomorphaceae bacterium 1068 contains:
- a CDS encoding CDP-alcohol phosphatidyltransferase family protein — protein: MSKLPKAHKFTDLSDYGRPVAKLIANGLKNTSFTPIHVTLWFIISGLLAIYCILQGYYWPAAFFLIFKSILDAADGELARVKKKPSYTGRYLDSVADILLNALIFITIWHTTDTKIWIAVGAFIGLQLQGTLYNYYYVILRNKFDGDTTSRVFETKTPIALKGEKQQHVNVLFALYKLLYGAFDKTIYALDPHAEKGIALPKWFMTILSTFGLGFQLLVIAVMLVTGLEAFILPFFFGYTAMVFVFIGIRKFFFREVKAKRVKEVAPLYVKT
- a CDS encoding DNRLRE domain-containing protein, whose amino-acid sequence is MRQCYTLLFIFLCFELSAQETIIYQPGPEDGKDAFIYTLEPELNVGDHQNFMASAWTNGLTPLAVRCLIDVIPPDLPPDVNILEAKLSLYSYDSSSNGPHSTLSGSNNAVLRKIIEPWEEETVTWANRPAMTTINQVQLPASTAAIQDYLDIDITILVQEMIDNPETGHGLMIKLATEQPYRAMVFGSSDNDNPELWPKIEITYETTLSSDWGESESELTLFPNPTSEIVRVQGKELNGSELRIYDLNGRLIESYKQLSDELLEINVAHLANGSYVVQLVNSTGISSNHTLVIAR
- a CDS encoding redoxin domain-containing protein, with translation MKNNLLLLTMFLFTFAGNAANVEIGKPIPSYTFTDILNTDKKPFSLDEQNKPIIIEFWATWCSPCIPAMKKLEGFQKAYGDEIEIITVSTDSKKNLRRYIENTETALRIAFDTMHVAIFDYTSIPHAILIDRNGIVQGITSPNKITDKVIDDLIKGAPIDLAETVTLASDVSLSKEYRGADYQYKLTSENKELSFKNEIRRNGEGEPVALDFRNVSIYRLMTDLYELSSAARIYSQEEPSTQKKYCFSLEQSENFQKDLLQNAKDILNSELDVRAELIETERDSVYVLEVVDVAKLPKQSTEESRYVEFRGPNYSGRNVSSYNLIEYLENEIYQPVKDKTGLDYSFDIDLNWNYEEGGKSLNRELEKYGFKIKKSTKPEKIRLLELTKNSGG